The Haloterrigena turkmenica DSM 5511 genome includes the window TCCTCGTTACCAGCACTCGCGGAGACAAGCAGCCCTCGGCGGACCACGTTATTAACGGTCTTCTCGCGGGCGGCGCGGAGTCCCCCGGCGTTGGCCTGCGGAGGGTAGGGCCCCGCCCCGAGGCTGATGTTTGCTACGTCGGCACCTTGGTCGGCGGCATACTCTAGGGCCAGCAGAATATCGCTCGCAGACGCGAACAAGTCACCCTCTTCCGGGAACACCCGCAAGTTTAGGATGGTGGCGTCCGGTGCCATTCCAGTGACGCTCCCGCCCTGAGCGGCGGCGATCCCCGCGACGTGAGTTCCGTGCCAGTGTACCTGCCCACCGTCGCCGGCGGTCACGTCACCGTCGATGATCGCGGCGCTATTATTGGTGTCCACGTTCTGGAGGTCCGGGTGGCTCGCGTCAATCCCCGTATCGATGACCGCGATCGTGGAACCGTCCCCAGTCGCCGTTTGATGGGCCCGCCTTACGTCGGTGACGTGCTTGTCCCACTGGCGATCCCAAAAAATGGGCTCGTCGAAGTGTTCGTCAGCCGGTTCGGTCGCCACCGGCTCCTCCAGGGCGAATAAGACGTCTCGTGCGGCCGTTCTGACACCCCGGATTCCTTCGAGATCATCAACTGCATCTTCTCTGCCGACGGCAACTACCACAGCACCGCCAGCGAGCACGTTTTTGATTGCGAATTCCGCGGCCTCAAGACGATCACGGGCACGATCGTTTTCGACGGTAACGATATACCGAGCATCGCCCTCAGCACTTGCGAACCCCGCGAACGTTAGTGATACACCCGTTGCACCAATACCCTTGAGTACCGATCGCCTGTTTAGTTCCATGTTCACACACCCCAAATGGGGTCTTTTAGACATCGAACTTCAGATATATAAGTAAAATGTAGTTTATGGGTGGGAAGATAACAGGTAGAGGTCCCTATAGCGTTTCTCCGTCAATCCCGACTTCAGCGGTGATGGGCGTCTGCTTACTCTTTTGATTGTAGGAGAAGACTAATTTTTAGAACGATGGCTAATCGCAGTTAGCCGATTCATTACCCTTCTCGTACTTAGTCGGCGGGCGGATTGGGACTGGGTCACACGAGACCGTTCTTTGTTGGAAGATCTCCGCTGAATACGCGCCCGGTATTCAGCATGACGCGACGTCCCTCACTCGAACCGGATAGAACCCCCGCCGGTCAATACGCATACGTAGTTACTGGTCCGGTTGGTTTCAGTCGCATTGCGAAATCACGCTACTATTCAAGTAATTCTCTCTCCCCATACGTCCGGCGATGGATCGCCGCTCTCGGAACGAATCGCTATCCCAGCATCTCGAGCGAGAGCGACTGCAGCAA containing:
- a CDS encoding S8 family peptidase, which translates into the protein MELNRRSVLKGIGATGVSLTFAGFASAEGDARYIVTVENDRARDRLEAAEFAIKNVLAGGAVVVAVGREDAVDDLEGIRGVRTAARDVLFALEEPVATEPADEHFDEPIFWDRQWDKHVTDVRRAHQTATGDGSTIAVIDTGIDASHPDLQNVDTNNSAAIIDGDVTAGDGGQVHWHGTHVAGIAAAQGGSVTGMAPDATILNLRVFPEEGDLFASASDILLALEYAADQGADVANISLGAGPYPPQANAGGLRAAREKTVNNVVRRGLLVSASAGNEDANLKQGGFFHLTSSVAGAMSVSATGPDDLRAFYSNYGSNDIAVGAPGGGYETSEKTESTDTPWPYPHNLVFSTLPGPSYGWAAGTSMAAPQVTGAAALVHEVAPDANARQVEQAIKNGADLVNGQNDDDLGAGRLNAADALDALRVR